Within Rhodopirellula islandica, the genomic segment TCAGCATGAACTCGATCGCCATCGGCAACCGAGTTGTCGCCAACAGTTCGTGCCGCAATTGCTCAAGCAACTCCTGCATCGGAGTTTGCTCGGCGATGCGTTGTCGTAGCAAATCAAACAAGTACGCCTGTTCGACATATTCGGAGTGCGGCAGCATCAAAGATCTTCAAAGAGAAGCGTGTGTTCGTTTCCAATAGCTTAGCGGATTAGCGGCGAACTCGAATCCGCCCGCCAAAGTGCCAATCCGGCAATGTTCTGCAAAACCCTGCCCATGGCAGAGACCATGCAGTTTTTTGACACTGCATTTCGGCGGATTTCCAAATGGTGTACCTCTCCCGAAACGCAGTTTGGGGAGAGGTCGAGCGACGCCGTTCAGGCGTACGCGAGGGTGAGGGCCGGGCATGAGAAGTGAGGCGCGTTACCCCTCCTTGGAAAGCTCGCATACGTCCGTCCGGCATCACTCCCGCCTTGGCTTCATCCTCGACGTTACAATAGCAGGCAGGGTTTTGTCGGATGTGTCAAAGGAGAACAAGCAAGATGAGTACGGCACTGCAATTGTCACTCGAAGAATACGACCGGATGATTGCTGCGGGAGCATTCGTCGGCATGGACCGACACATCGAATTGATTCGTGGGGAGTTGCGCCAGATGAATCCAGCAGGACCGGTTCACGGGGATTTGATTGCCTATGTGATGACCTGGTCAGCGGAAAACGCTGATCTAAAACGCTTCTTTATCACCGGTCAATCTGGCGTGAACATGCCTGAAGTGGGCAGTCGTCCCGAACCGGACGTGTTCTGGATCCATCGCAAGCGTTACCGCGACCGACATCCTGGAGTGAGCGATGTTGTTCTCGCGATTGAGGTGGCCGATTCCAGCTTGCAGTATGACTTGGGCGAAAAAGCAGACCTATACGCCGAGGCAGGACTCTCCGAATACTGGGTCGTCGATGCACCACACCAGCGACTGCACGTGATGCGTGAGCCAACCGGCAAGGCATACAACCATCGCAAAATCTTTCATTTTGGCGATTCAGCCTCTCCATCGATCCAACCCACCGCGACCCTGGACCTACAAGATCTATTTGAAGGTGAGTGAGGGATCGAACCAGCCAACACCAAGCCTCCGCGTGTTGGCATCACTCGATACCACTCAGACGCTCCCGAATTTCAAGAGGCGTCCCACGGCTCCACGACCACCCAAGAAACGAAGCGGTGCAAGTCCTCCCAGCAAGGCGAACAGGGCCAACGCACTTCCCGGTTCGGGAACGGCGATGACAGAAGTGCTGGACAAGGAAAAGTTCAGGCTATACCCCGTTGACGCTTGGACCGTTTCCCCGGGGTCTCCCACCACACTGTAGCGGGACTTCGTGACCAAGTTGTACGATCCAGGAGCGAGTTCCAGTGCGGCAATGCTGAAGAGAGCATCGCCGTCGAAGATCTTGAAAATCTCGATGTCCGTTGGTGGTGTACTCGTGCCGCCAGTGCTTGTCGCGTCGAGATGTCCATCAAGTTGGATGGTGGAATTGCGGATGCGAGTTCCATCGGAAAGATCGTCTCCGTGCCCACTGACTGGCTCGAGAGCGCCCTCCGCTGTCACGCTCGCGGAGAGCGTAAGATAAGCCGTTTCATTGATGTAAAAGGACACTTGAGTTGTATCGAAGATAGTGGCCTCGTCATCCAGTGTGCCAGCAATTGCCACTTCACCGCTCGTCGAACCGGTAAAGTCAAATCGCAGATGACTGTTCTCATCGAAGGAATAAGAAGTGTATTCCTGCTTGACCGTCGCTCGACTGTGCTCGGTGACAGGATCTAGGCCGTAGTCCGTCTCGGTGATGGTCGTATTCATGAACGCCGGCCCATTCGTATTGCTTCCACTGAACTGCTGGCCATACGTCTCATCGCGACCGTCACGAGCGTGCACCGTCGTGATGGAGGCTTGCTGCTGAATTTGATGCGAGTGAATCACCAACGCTGCTTCCGAACGCGACTCCATCCCGAAAAGAAGGAGTGCAAGAGAAAGACCAAGCAAAGAAAGGGAACATCCTGTTCGCGTCATCATGTCCGTCCATGGGGCAAGTCTGGAGGTGTAGGAAAGCGAGGCAAGGCGGATCGTAGACACCTGCTTCCGTTTGAACAAGTGAGAAACTGGGCTGCCAATCAGACAACCGGACCTGCTTAGGACAATGTGAACAACAAGTGACGTAGCGGAAGGGCGCGAGCCCTCCGGTTCCTCACCGGGCGGCTTGCGCCACACCGCTAACATCGTCACTTGTTGTTCACGCGTTGCTACCCACCGGAGCAAATCAAGGAACGCCGCACCCCATCTCAAAGTGCCTCCGCACGATGATGCGCAAGATGGTGATAGCGTCTGCCGGCGGCTTCCGGCTGGAACGTTTGCTTCAGTTCGCCGCGGTGCTTGCGAAACCACTTGGAAACCACCGCGACGCTGTGCGGGTGATCAGCCCGGATCCGTTCATGCCGTCGCTTCAACATCGACGCCCACTTCTGCATCGTCGGGCGTAGTTGCTGGTATTGGTCGCGGTCTTTGGGCGCCGCGACCACGTCGATGATTTCACCGGATCGAATCAAGTACCAAATCGAACAAGCGTCGTACCCCGTCGCCGCGTAAACAAACGAATAATCGCGACGAGCGTGCGACAAGTAAGACAGTTTGCGAGTTGCGTATGCCAGTGACTTCATCGTGTCACGCGCTCGCGAAGCCAACTCGTATTGCTGATTGGCCGACGCAGACTCCATCAACTCTTGGATGGCGATCAAGGGCTCGTCGTTGAACCCGTCCAGAAAGCTCTCCGCTGCCACGACGCGTTTCAAGTAATCTTTGCGAGTGCAAGCGGCCGCGCAGGGCCCCAGGCACGTGCCGATTTCCAGACGCAAACAACCAGGGCGTGGCTGCCGGTCAAACAAGGAAAGCTGGTCTTGAAACTGAAAGACCGTTTGTTGACTGCAGTCGCGAAGTTGAAACGTTTTGTTGAGCGCGTCGATCACATCTCGCATGCGCGCCAGTCCGAAAAACGGCCCTTCGACGGCAACACAATCCGAAGTGGGCGGGGTGCTGGCGAGGAAGAACGTCTCCGCTGGCTTCCGCCCCAAGCACAGGTAAACAGCCCGCTGCCTCTGCGGCACGCCTTGAACATTGAATCGAGGTGCCCAACGACGAATCAAATCGAGTTCTCGAAGTTGGGCGGCGAAGTCACTCGGCTGGGTTTCCCACTGAATCGCGCGCGAATTCTCGATGATGCGGCCGCCCTTTTCCTTGGACGCTGCTTCTCCAAAATAGCTCATCAAACGATGCCGAAGCGATCGACTCTTGCCGACATAGATCAACTCACCGTGCCGGTCAAACATGCCGTAGACCCCAGGAACGGGGGGACACTGACGCTTGACCTTGGTTTGTAGCGTCGCGGAGTCCTCCGCACCGACCATGTCACACGGTCGATCGCCATAGGGATCCAAAGGGTCGCTGCCGAAACCATCGACGAGCCGGGTGGACAAAGACTGAGGCGGTGTTGCGGCCCGCTTCTTTTTCGGACGGATCTTGGGATCATTTGCGGCGGGAGCGTCGCTCACCAACGCCCCGGCGAGCAAGTCATTTCCGCTGGTCTCGCGTTTTTTGCGTCCTTTACGTTTTGCCACCGTATCTCTTTCGCCACCATCCGTGGGATTTTCGCTCACGGCCGAATCGCCGTGGCAATGCAGAGTATTCCATCTTTGCGGTCGTTGACCAAGCGGAAATTGGCGCAAGCCCGCCGCGGGGACTTCTCTTTCTAGGCGTTTTCGTGTTCAATATCGGACTTCCCTTTCACCCCTCACAAGCTGCGCCCTGACGCTTTATGGCTACCGAGCAAACCGAAGACACGCCCCCAGAAGAAATTCCCGTCGAAATCGTTCTGCGCTACAACAAAGACGATACCGACGAGCATGGCTTTGCGTCGGTTTGGAACGTTGCCTCAGCCACTTGTGACGGCGACACCGCGCGGACCCGCGACATGGCGGGACGAATGCTCGGATTCTTGTGCAAAAAAGACTACGAACACGTTGTCTGCAGCTCAACCGACGCTTCTTACCTGGATGAATGGTTCG encodes:
- a CDS encoding Uma2 family endonuclease, coding for MSTALQLSLEEYDRMIAAGAFVGMDRHIELIRGELRQMNPAGPVHGDLIAYVMTWSAENADLKRFFITGQSGVNMPEVGSRPEPDVFWIHRKRYRDRHPGVSDVVLAIEVADSSLQYDLGEKADLYAEAGLSEYWVVDAPHQRLHVMREPTGKAYNHRKIFHFGDSASPSIQPTATLDLQDLFEGE
- a CDS encoding UvrB/UvrC motif-containing protein, with the protein product MRPKKKRAATPPQSLSTRLVDGFGSDPLDPYGDRPCDMVGAEDSATLQTKVKRQCPPVPGVYGMFDRHGELIYVGKSRSLRHRLMSYFGEAASKEKGGRIIENSRAIQWETQPSDFAAQLRELDLIRRWAPRFNVQGVPQRQRAVYLCLGRKPAETFFLASTPPTSDCVAVEGPFFGLARMRDVIDALNKTFQLRDCSQQTVFQFQDQLSLFDRQPRPGCLRLEIGTCLGPCAAACTRKDYLKRVVAAESFLDGFNDEPLIAIQELMESASANQQYELASRARDTMKSLAYATRKLSYLSHARRDYSFVYAATGYDACSIWYLIRSGEIIDVVAAPKDRDQYQQLRPTMQKWASMLKRRHERIRADHPHSVAVVSKWFRKHRGELKQTFQPEAAGRRYHHLAHHRAEAL